The following are encoded together in the Balaenoptera acutorostrata chromosome 9, mBalAcu1.1, whole genome shotgun sequence genome:
- the USP2 gene encoding ubiquitin carboxyl-terminal hydrolase 2 isoform X4 — protein MNSILQCLSNTRELRDYCLQRLYMRDLGHSSSAHTALMEEFAKLIQTIWTSSPNDVVSPSEFKTQIQRYAPRFVGYNQQDAQEFLRFLLDGLHNEVNRVTARPKSNPENLDHLPDDEKGRQMWRKYLEREDSRIGDLFVGQLKSSLTCTDCGYCSTVFDPFWDLSLPIAKRGYPEVTLMDCMRLFTKEDVLDGDEKPTCCRCRARKRCIKKFSIQRFPKILVLHLKRFSESRVRTSKLTTFVNFPLRDLDLREFASENTNHAVYNLYAVSNHSGTTMGGHYTAYCRSPVTGEWHAFNDSSVSPMSSSQVRTSDAYLLFYELASPPSRM, from the exons ATGAACTCCATTCTGCAGTGCCTGAGCAACACCCGGGAGCTGAGGGACTACTGCCTCCAGAGGCTCTACATGCGGGACCTCGGCCACAGCAGCAGTGCACACACAGCCCTTATGGAAG AGTTTGCAAAACTAATCCAGACCATATGGACCTCATCCCCCAATGATGTGGTGAGCCCCTCTGAGTTCAAGACCCAGATCCAGAGATACGCACCGCGCTTCGTCGGCTATAA TCAGCAGGACGCTCAGGAGTTTCTTCGCTTCCTTCTGGACGGGCTCCACAATGAGGTGAACCGGGTCACAGCGAGGCCCAAGTCCAACCCCGAAAACCTCGACCATCTTCC TGATGATGAGAAAGGGCGCCAGATGTGGAGGAAATATCTAGAACGGGAAGACAGTCGGATCGGGG ATCTCTTTGTCGGGCAGCTGAAGAGCTCCCTGACGTGTACGGATTGTGGTTACTGTTCTACAGTCTTCGATCCCTTCTGGGACCTGTCTCTGCCCATTGCTAAG cGAGGTTATCCTGAGGTGACGTTAATGGACTGCATGAGGCTCTTCACCAAAGAGGACGTGCTTGATGGCGATGAAAAGCCA ACGTGCTGTCGCTGCCGAGCCAGAAAGCGGTGTATCAAGAAGTTCTCCATCCAGAGGTTCCCAAAGATCTTGGTGCTCC ATCTGAAGCGGTTCTCAGAATCCAGGGTACGAACCAGCAAGCTCACAACATTTGTGAATTTCCCACTAAGAGACCTGGACTTGAGAGAATTTGCCTCAGAAAACACCA ACCACGCTGTTTACAACCTGTATGCTGTGTCCAATCACTCCGGAACCACCATGGGCGGCCATTACACAGCCTACTGCCGGAGCCCGGTGACAGGCGAATGGCACGCGTTCAATGACTCCAG CGTCTCCCCCATGTCCTCCAGCCAAGTGCGCACCAGCGACGCCTACTTGCTCTTCTACGAGTTGGCCAGTCCACCCTCCCGCATGTAG